In the genome of Candidatus Omnitrophota bacterium, the window CTTTGGTTGGACTATGATCCACTCCCTCGCTGCCGTAGGTTTTGTATCCCCACCGGTTGAAAATCGAGGCGTTGCCAAACCACGGAACGCCGTACTGCTTCCCCGCCCCGCGAATGAAGGAATAATAAACTTGCCCATTGGGAAGTCCTTGGGCAGTCTCCGCTCCAATCAGCGTATAGACGCCCTCCTTCAAAAAGTAATGCCCGAAATTGAGCGAAACCAGCGTCGACATCTTATTGCCCAAATCGTCGCACATCCGCTGAAAATGCCGTTGGAAATTCAAATATTGTTTAAAGCGATCCGAGGATTTGAGAACCATCTGCGAAGCGTAACCGCCGATGTATCGCCCATCCTGCTCCCCCACGTCCATGCCCAGCCAACGCTCGCCTAATTTCTCTTCCAACAGATCGAAGACGCCTTCCGGCGGTTTGTATTGCTGCCAATAGCCGCCCGGACCGGAGCCAGGAACATAGCCCCAGATATCGAACAGGAAAAGATTTCTACACTTGATCTCGTCAGCTAGATCGCCGAGATTCTTGGCGAATAGAATAGGATACGACGGCCAAATCACATCTCCCAACGCAAAGTCGCGAACGTATTTATCCAATTCCTTCTCATAATCGATAATTTGATCGTCCTGAACGGCGAATCCGCGCAGAGCGGCGAATCGCGTCCGGTTGCCGAACGTTTCCCAATCCGGCGGCTTCACGAAACGGCGGGAATCGTCGGGATTCTCTCGCGGCTCCAGGCGATGGCTGTAGATGCGATGCTTTTCGGCGTCTCCGTAAGCGTAAAGGCGCGCCGCGCTTAAAACGATAAGAATCAAAAAAACATAGACCGGCCAATATTCAAGAAGGCGTGAATGGCGTAAACGCATCGTTTACCCTCGCAGACATCGATTTCGAATCGAACGATATATTGGAGATAAATTAAGAAACCATTATTTCAAATTCATTGAGTAAATGATAGATGGGCGCGAGGGAAACAAAACTATGGATAGCTTGTAGGATGGATCGCATTGTCTAGACCACAATGGATAAATCAAAAAGAGAACAAATCCTCTGTCTCATCCTCGCGGACTTCAATGCAGCGCGGGCCATCATGAGCGGCGCTATTGACCCAATCTCCCACGGCTAACGCTTCCATCGCGTTGGCGGGATAAGGACGAAACATAGGCTGGATGTTTTCCGCCTTTTGGTTTTCCGGATCGAGCCAGGCGCCGTAATCCTCCGGCGGCAGGATGACCGGCATTCGTTCGTGCAGCGGTTGGATCAAATTGTTGGCCGCCGTCGTCAGGATGGCGCAGCTCTCCACCGGCGCCTCCGGCGTTCCTTGCCAACGTTCCCAAATTCCCGCGAAGGCGAAGGTTTGTTCTCCTTTGAGCCGAATGAAATATGGCTGCTTTTCTCCCTTCGTTTTTTTCCATTCGAAAAAGCCGTCCGCCGGAATCAGGCAGCGCCTGCGCAAAATCGGAACGCGAAACGCGGCTTTTTCGAATACCGTCTCCGAACAGGCGTTGATCGATTTTGCGCATCGAGTTGCGTCTTTCGTCCAAGCGGGAATCAATCCCCAGCGAAAAAAAGCAAGTTGGTTCTCCTTTTTCCCCGCCGAAAAAATTACGCCGGGAACCGCCTGCGACGGCGCGATGTTATAACGGGGAGCGATAGGCGGGACATCGTTCAGCTTGAACAGCCGGGCGAGAATTTCTTCGGGACTAATGAGAGAAAAGCGTCCGCACATAATATGGTTGGCTCAAATGATTCTATGATCCTGGGAGCGCGGGCATCCTGCCCGCATAATAAAGAGATTTCATAATTTACTGTTTCATTAACGATTTTTCAAAATTTTCAACGAGATATTTCTTGCCTTTAGCGACGATCTTATGTCCTTCCGTTTCCAAACGGGCTTTAACATTCTCGATTCCGCCGGGGTATTTCGCATTCAACTCGCCGCCCGCTTTTAGCGTCCGCCAATAGGGCGTGATTCTTTTTTTCCCTTCCATTTCCTCGTCGTTGGCGGCGTTGGCGGCAATCCAGGCGAAAATTCCCGTCGTGATGGGGCATCCCATCGTCGCGCCATGCCTTTGCGCCAGGATCGAACGGATTTCGTTGATAGTGATTAATTTCCCTTTGGGGACGGTTTTCATGATCTCGTCCACTTCTATCGGCGCAGGAATCACAACGCTTCCCGATCCCCAACGTTGGCTCATCTTTTCCGTAATTGGCAAGACTTTGGGCAAGTCCTTGCTGTCCGCCAATTTCTCCCGCCAGGTTTTTCTTTTTTTCATGGCGTTTTACCACATTGTGTTAGGGATGAAATTAGAAGGCTGGCTCAAATTATTCTTCAACAGCCATCTTGATCGCTTCGACAATAAGTTGATTGACGCTTTTGCCTTGACGTTCGGCTGTTTGCGCCGCCTGGGCGTGAAGATCGGGCGGCATTCTCAGATTGAATTTTCCGGAAAAAGATTTTTGCGGTTCGATTCCTTCTCGCGCGCACTGGTTAAGATATTCGTCCACAGAATCGCGAAACGCTTTTTTCAGTTCCGTCATATTCCGCCCTTCGAACATAATTGTGTCCCTAATGCCTCGCAGTTTCCCATGAAAGCATTGATCCCGCTCGCTGAATTGGGGTACGGCGTAATACTCTTTATAGACGAGCATGTTGCTGGCCTTAGCGGCGTTTTTTTTCTTCATCGGCGATTCCTCCCCCTTTTTTTTGTTTAGAATACGGGAAAGATCGAATAAAGCCCAGCCCAGCGTTTCTATTGCCCGCCATTAAACTCCTTCAGCGCCTCGATCATAGCGACGATGTTCTCCATCGGCGTGCGCGCTTGGATGTTGTGCACGGGATTGAAGACGAAGCCGCCGCCGGGAGCGAAAATTTCGCAGCGGCGCAGGACTTCTTCCCGCACTTGCTGCGGCGTTCCGAAGGGCAGCGTTTTTTGCGTATCCACGCCGCCGCCCCAAAAGACCAGCCGGTCGCCGTATTTCTCCTTTAACCGCTCCGGCGCCATGCCCGCCGCCGAGCATTGCACGGGATTGAAAATATCGAAGCCCGCGTCGATGAAATCCTCCAGAAATTTTTCCACCGCGCCGCAGGAATGCTTGAAGGTCATCCATTTCGTATTTCGATGAATCCAATCGTTTA includes:
- a CDS encoding type II toxin-antitoxin system HicB family antitoxin; this encodes MKKKNAAKASNMLVYKEYYAVPQFSERDQCFHGKLRGIRDTIMFEGRNMTELKKAFRDSVDEYLNQCAREGIEPQKSFSGKFNLRMPPDLHAQAAQTAERQGKSVNQLIVEAIKMAVEE
- a CDS encoding SOS response-associated peptidase yields the protein MCGRFSLISPEEILARLFKLNDVPPIAPRYNIAPSQAVPGVIFSAGKKENQLAFFRWGLIPAWTKDATRCAKSINACSETVFEKAAFRVPILRRRCLIPADGFFEWKKTKGEKQPYFIRLKGEQTFAFAGIWERWQGTPEAPVESCAILTTAANNLIQPLHERMPVILPPEDYGAWLDPENQKAENIQPMFRPYPANAMEALAVGDWVNSAAHDGPRCIEVREDETEDLFSF